TCTCCAGCTCCCGCCAGCAACGCGCCCAGAGCATCGTCGCGCCGGCCCAGTGCGCTCAGGTCGGCGCGGGTCTCGACATCGAGATCCCAGTAACCGCCCCCGTAGGAAGCGAGGAGTGCAAGGGACGGATAGTATTGCGCTTCCGCGAGCCCAACACCTGCCGCGGCGGCGCGAGCCACCTCCCAGGCGATACGGGTCGCCGGATTACGACGCTGCGCCAGGTCAATCAGCGCCGGAAGATCATAGACGATACCGAAGTCCGGCGGCGGAATCTCGCGGTGCGCTTCCTCGACCTTTACCGCCAGTCCCGCTTTGGGCACGGGAGCCCGCCCCGCCGCGGGATCTTCCCCCACGAGGCGCCCAGGTGCGACTGCCGCACAGCCACCAAGCACGAGATTCATCAAGAAGAGGGCAGCCCATCTGCGGTGGCGCGCTTGCAACATCGACTTCTTCCTACTAGTTCGGGCCGAGAGGTCTAAATGGACCTGCGAAGAATTCAGCACAAATCTCCGGGTGTACCGCCGAGCGCCTGGACACTGCCCCTACCTTTCTTGACCGGATGTTCTCCATATATGGAGATCGGAGGCGCGTACTTTCCCGGCTGGCTCCTCTCCTTATTCCTCGGGGCTGCCGCCGGCGCAATGCTGCGCACGGCACTAGTACGCAACGGCATCGATTCTTTCATCGAACCTCATGCCCTAGCGTGGCCTGCGATCATCACTGCCCTGAGCGCCTTTTCTTGGCTGCTATTTTTCTCCCAATGAACGAAGACGAGACCAACGAAGCACCGCTGGGCCTGCGAGAGGCAGAGCCCGACCCGCGTGCCACCCGATTGGGTCAAATCATCGGTTGGGGCGCCGTTGTGGCCGCGATCATTCTGGTCGGCGCCGTCGCCTGGATTACCACCAAACAACCGCGCTCCGACGAAGGACGGGTCACCGCCAACGTCGTCGGCATAGCTCCCCGCGTCAGTGGCCCCATTATTGACATTCCGATTGAAAACGACCAGGCGCTCCAAGCCGGCGACGTGCTCTTCGAAGTCGACTCTGAACCTTACGCGCTGGCCGTCGCGGTTGCACAGGCAAATCTCGACGCGATCGAAGGCGAACTCATCAATGCGCAAGGAGCGGTCAAAGCCCAGAGGCTCCAGGTCAAGGCAGCACGTGCGGTCTTCGTGCAGGCAAAGACCGCCCTCGCACAGGCGGAAGAAACCTACGAACGACTCGAGCCATTGCTCGAGAAACGATTTGCGACGCCCGAAACTGTCGATACGGCGCGGCACGCTCGAGATATGGCCGCCGCTGCCGTATCCGTCGCGGCGGCCGAGGTTGCCGCTGCTAAGGCAATCGTTCGCGACATCCAACCACTGAGGGCACGGCGGCGCGCCATTGCGGCCCTCCTCCAGGAAGCCGAACTCGCCCTGGAACACACTGTGGTTCACGCACCGTTTGCTGCACGCGTAGTCTCACTGACCATATCGGAGGGGGCGTTTGCCCGTGTCGGCCTAAAAACGATCACGCTCATCGACACGCGTCGTTGGTGGGTCGTCGCAGATTTTCGCGAAAGCGAACTGCGCCACATTCGGGTCGGAGACCGGGCCCAGATCACTCTGGCCACCGATCCCGATATCGACATCGGTGGTACGGTAGACGGAATCGGCTGGGGGGTGACCCCCATGCCCAAGGACCCCTTCCCGGGCCTGCCTATCGTTCTGCGCCAACTCGACTGGGTGCATATCGCGCAAAGTTTTCCGGTTCGCATTCGCCTCGACTCCGATACCCCTCCCCACCTACTACGGGTCGGCGCGACGGCCTCAGCAAATATCCTCGGCAATCTCGCCCCCGAGAATTAAATGTTTCGCGAAATAGCCGGGACTCTACGCGAAGAACTTCGCTACGATTCAGAGCGAGCTCGACAAGCAATTCAGGTTACAATCAGCGTACTTCTCGTCGTGCTCGTGATGCTTGCGACCCAGATGCCTTTCATCGGCATAGCGCCCTACATGGTGTTTCTACTGTCGCAGGGTGAAAGCATCTCGACGCGGGCGGCGGCGATTCTCGCGTCGGCAGTGACCTTGACCGCCTGCCTTCTCATCGTGCTTATCACCCTCATCGCATTCGACGCCCCCTGGTTTCGGGTGCCTCTATTCACACTGTTGTTCTTCGGCGGCTTCTATCTCATGCGAACATTCAGCCAGCCCAAGGCTGTTTTGGGTGCGCTGGTGATCCTCGGACTCGCCCTCGTCGCTTTCGACAAAGTTCCGACGCCCACCTATCTGTTTACCCAACTCGCGTGGCTCGTAGCGGTCCTCGGGCTCGTGATCGCTGGGAGTCTATTGGGCGGATGGGTCACCCGTATCCCCAGCGGACGCGAGCGGCTTCGGCATGTGCTGGTGACCCGAATGATGGCCACCGAACAAACCCTCCGAGTTTCCCTCAATCCGCAAGCCGGATTGCGCTTGGCCCCCCTTCCCGGAGAACGCATCAAAGTCCAGGAAACTCTCGAGCGTACGATTCTCGTCGGTCGCCTGACCGCGCGCCAGGGGGACCACTATGCGGCCATCGAGCAACTCTGGACGGATCTCGATGAAGCTTGTGACGCGTCGGGGCGCGAAACTACGGCGATCGATCGAGGCTCGCTCGCGCGAGCAGTCACGTCCCTTCGTTGCGCAATTTTGGAGGAACGCGCACTCAGCGAGTGCGAGCGCCGCGCGGTCCACACCGTCGGGGAAGGGACGTACTCCCCCGCTCTGCGGTCCGCCGTCCAAAATCTCGACCGGGGCTGGACTCGCATCCTGATGGAAGGCGAGACGATCGCTTCCTCCGTAAAGTCGCCGGAAATGCTCCCAGACGACTTCGGAACCAATCCCCTATATGCCTCCTTCGCGCTCCGCGCGACCCTGGCCACCATGGGCTGCTACCTCCTCATGGTAACGACTCACTGGGACGGCATCCATACTTCCATGGTAACGACCGTGGTCACGGCATTGGCAACGACCGGCGCACAAGTACACAAGCAAGCCCTGCGTATTTCTGGAGCCGTAGTGGGCGGTGCGGTCGGAATCGTCATGGTGACCATGGTGATCCCCCGCTACGATTCTCTCATAGCCCTGCTCGTCATCATTGGTCTCGGCACCCTGGCCGCCGCCTGGATCTCGCTTGGAAGCACGCGAATCTCCTACGCCGGCTGGCAGATCGCACTCGCTTTCTTCATGACCGTACTCCAAGGGGCACATCCAGCAACCAACCT
The nucleotide sequence above comes from Candidatus Binatia bacterium. Encoded proteins:
- a CDS encoding HlyD family efflux transporter periplasmic adaptor subunit → MNEDETNEAPLGLREAEPDPRATRLGQIIGWGAVVAAIILVGAVAWITTKQPRSDEGRVTANVVGIAPRVSGPIIDIPIENDQALQAGDVLFEVDSEPYALAVAVAQANLDAIEGELINAQGAVKAQRLQVKAARAVFVQAKTALAQAEETYERLEPLLEKRFATPETVDTARHARDMAAAAVSVAAAEVAAAKAIVRDIQPLRARRRAIAALLQEAELALEHTVVHAPFAARVVSLTISEGAFARVGLKTITLIDTRRWWVVADFRESELRHIRVGDRAQITLATDPDIDIGGTVDGIGWGVTPMPKDPFPGLPIVLRQLDWVHIAQSFPVRIRLDSDTPPHLLRVGATASANILGNLAPEN
- a CDS encoding FUSC family protein, which gives rise to MFREIAGTLREELRYDSERARQAIQVTISVLLVVLVMLATQMPFIGIAPYMVFLLSQGESISTRAAAILASAVTLTACLLIVLITLIAFDAPWFRVPLFTLLFFGGFYLMRTFSQPKAVLGALVILGLALVAFDKVPTPTYLFTQLAWLVAVLGLVIAGSLLGGWVTRIPSGRERLRHVLVTRMMATEQTLRVSLNPQAGLRLAPLPGERIKVQETLERTILVGRLTARQGDHYAAIEQLWTDLDEACDASGRETTAIDRGSLARAVTSLRCAILEERALSECERRAVHTVGEGTYSPALRSAVQNLDRGWTRILMEGETIASSVKSPEMLPDDFGTNPLYASFALRATLATMGCYLLMVTTHWDGIHTSMVTTVVTALATTGAQVHKQALRISGAVVGGAVGIVMVTMVIPRYDSLIALLVIIGLGTLAAAWISLGSTRISYAGWQIALAFFMTVLQGAHPATNLDVIWDRWAGIAIGIFAMQLAFRIAWPQTTVEALRDQLQRIHGVIDAFARRDANSSDSGTGSPREIAAELVLAAEIMEEAGVEARFRKTDQVKLAKESRELCKMRSRFAAALADS